A genomic window from Indicator indicator isolate 239-I01 chromosome 10, UM_Iind_1.1, whole genome shotgun sequence includes:
- the CENPL gene encoding centromere protein L — MAEGVTLTRRAAPQCLTGRQFKRRPAGEALGLSLAMESADVAVRTLPSIGRLSRGPPFGQAHGWFGLSLSGQPLPPAPRSEQNAGPQRTAFLLRKRWTLYSVTPLYKFSDAHLRGYSRLLSAFIAAEKKKGLAVEIGVELDIKVAISSLPDLKGSDQDHAAILVQLLSRSPASSKNSEDKLLWSGLFCCVSGDDLNENVPEDFTCLPLFLTHGAESYTSVVGSWFQKTFDCCFRRLAISPLSLSWMAAMWTGSKVDKTASAIELVFSVPCLPQPLDISYAIHSEDAKALWDTVQKTPGEITQEEVDIFMDCLYSHFHRHFKIRLSATKLVTVSTSIASAHCHGTIKFLQSQYLTGVLMLLTELAISQIQ; from the exons ATGGCGGAGGGGGTGACGCTGACTCGGCGCGCCGCGCCGCAGTGCCTGACGGGAAGGCAGTTCAAACGTCGCCCGGCGGGAGAGGCGCTGGGGTTGTCTCTGGCTATGGAGTCGGCGGACGTGGCGGTGCGGACGCTGCCCAGCATCGGACGCCTGTCGCGGGGGCCGCCGTTCGGGCAGGCTCACGGGTGGTTCGGGCTCAGCCTCAGCGGCCAGCCGCTCCCGCCGGCGCCGCGTTCCGAG CAAAATGCAGGTCCCCAGAGAACAGCGTTTCTACTGCGCAAACGCTGGACACTCTACAGCGTGACTCCTCTGTACAAGTTCTCCGACGCCCACCTGAGGGGTTACTCCAGGCTGCTGAGTGCTTTCATTGCTGCCGAGAAGAAGAAAGGGCTGGCTGTGGAAATAGGAGTTGAGCTGGACATCAAAGTGGCTATTTCTAGCCTTCCAGATTTGAAAGGTAGTGATCAAGACCACGCTGCGATTCTCGTGCAG CTTTTATCAAGATCCCCAGCTTCCTCCAAAAACTCTGAAGACAAATTGTTATGGTCAGGATTGTTCTGCTGTGTGTCTGGAGATGATCTTAATGAGAACGTGCCTGAGGATTTCACTTGTTTACCTCTGTTTCTCACTCATGGGGCAGAGAGTTACACATCCGTTGTTGGAAGTTGGTTTCAGAAGACTTTTGACTGCTGCTTCCGCCGTTTAGCCATCAGCCCTCTCAGTCTCAGCTGGATGGCAGCTATGTGGACAGGAAGCAAAGTGGACAAAACTGCATCTGCCATTGAACTCGTTTTTTCTGTCCCCTGCTTACCCCAGCCTCTGGACATTTCATATGCCATTCACTCTGAGGATGCAAAAGCTCTGTGGGACACAGTCCAAAAAACTCCAGGAGAGATCACTCAAGAAGAAGTGGATATCTTTATGGATTGCCTTTACTCCCACTTCCACAGACACTTTAAGATCCGCTTGtcagcaacaaaactggtgacaGTTTCTACATCAATTGCCTCAGCACACTGTCATGGGACTATAAAG